The DNA window TCGTCGGCGGGTGAGCTCGGCACCGCCGGGCTCCGACGCTCGGGCTGGACGCCGTCGCGGCGGGAGGGGGGACGCGGCCCGCCACCGGGAGCAGAGGTCTCCCCGGCTGCGCCGGGGGACGCCTCGTCGGCGGGGCTGCTCGGCACCGCCGGATCCCGGTGCTCCGGCTCGGCGCCGTCGCGGCAGGCAGGAGCGCTCGGCTCGGCCTCGGGCTCCGGGGTGACCGGGGCACCGTCGGACGAGGGCTTCTCGGCTGCGCCGGAGGGCGCCTCGTCGGCGGGGCTACTCGGCACCGCCGGATCCCGGTGCTCGGGCTCGGCGCCGTCGCGGCGGGCAGGAGCGCTCGGCTCGGCCTCGGGCTCCGGGGTGACCGGGACCTCGCCGGACGGGGGCTGCTCGGCTGCGCCGGAGGGCGCCTCGTCGGCGGGACTGCTCGGCACCGCCGGATCCCGGTGCTCCGGCTCGGCGCCGTCGCGGCGGGCAGGAGCGCTCGGCTCGGCCTCGGGCTCCGGGGTGACCGGGACCTCGCCGGACGGGGGCTGCTCGGCTGCGCCGGAGGGCGCCTCGTCGGCAGTGCTCGGTTCCGCCTCGGGGGTTTTGGGTGACGGCGGTTCCGGGGTTGTCGGGGGCTGGTCGGGGCTGGGCTTCGGGGGTTCCTCGAAGGCCGGGCGGGCGTGGTGCCAGGGGGCGTCGGAGGAGCGGGGGCGCGGCTTCTCCCCCGTCTCGGCGGGGCGTCCCGCCTCCGTCTGGCTCGCCGAGCCGTCGGACGCACTGCGCGCGCGCCGCGGAGCTGCGGGCTCCGCCTGGCTCGCCGAGCCGTCCGCCGCGCTGCGGGTACGCCGCGGGGCGGGCTCCGCGCCCTGCCGGTTTGCGGAGCCGTCTGCGGCGCCGCGGGCGGGGGCCTCCGTCTGGCTGGCCGAACCGTCTGCCGCACTGCGGGCGCGGCGCGGCGCGGCCGCAGCTTCCGGCTGGCTGGCCGAGCCCTCCGACGCCGTGCGGGTACGGCGCGGCGCGGCCGCGGCCGCGGCCTCCGGCTGGCTCGCCGAGCCCTCCGACGCCGTGCGGGCGCGGCGGACCGGGCGGTCGCCTGCGGCGCGCGCGGCGCGGGCCGGGCGGGCGGGGGCCGGGGGGAGCTGGCCCTTGAGGGGGCCCCATTCGTTGGGGTCGGGGACGCCCGGGGGAAGCATCTGGCGCCGCTTGGGGCCGCCTTCCGCCGCCTCCCCCGGCTCCTTGGCGCCCGGCCAGGCCTTGACCACCCGCGCCGCCAGGACGAAGTCCTTGCGCAGCGGGTGGCCCTCGAAGGCGTCCGGGAGGAGGAGCGGGACGAGGTGCGGGTGGCCCGGGAAGTCGATGCCGAACATCTCGTGGGTCTCGCGCTCGTGCCACGCCGCGCCCGCATAGACGCCGACAGCAGTGGCCAGCGCAGGCGCCTCGTGCGGCACGGTGGTGCGCAGGAGCAGGCGGCGCATGCCCTCGCCCCCGCCCGGGAGGGCACCCGGCAGCGCGGCCAGGTGCGCGCAGACGCGGAAGCCCGTACCGGGCTCGTCCACGGCGCTCAGCCAGTCGAAGAAGGTGCAGCCCAGCCGGTCCCGGGCCGTTTCGAGGGCGGTGATCCACCGCTCGGCCGGGACGTCGACCGTGAGCAGGTCGTAGGTCTCCTCGGCCGTCGCGCCTTCGCCGAAGAGCGAGATCACTCCGGCCGGCAGCCAGCCGACGGCAAGGTCGGCAACGGGCTCGGGAGCGGGAGCGGGCTCGGAAGCGGCCTCCGGCACGGACTCGGGCGTCGGCTCGGTCATCGGTCCGTCTCCTCCGGCGTGGCCGCCGGCGCCGGCGGCGGCGTCACCAGCCCGCTGCGCAGGGCGGCGGCGGACGCCCCCGTACCCCCGGCGGAGCCGTACCGCTCGCCGAGCGACTCCCGCGCGATCTTCTCCTGCAGCTTCAGGATGCCCTGCAGCAGCGCTTCCGGCCGCGGCGGGCAGCCGGGCACGTAGACGTCGACGGGGATGATCTGGTCGACGCCCTTGGTGACCGAGTACGAGTCCCAGTAGGGGCCGCCGCAGTTCGAGCAGGCGCCGAAGGAGATCACGTACTTGGGCTCGGGCATCTGCTCGTAGAGCCGCTTGACGGCGGGCGCCATCTTGTCCGTCACCGTGCCGGAGACGATCATCAGGTCGGCCTGGCGCGGGCCGGGCGCGAAGGGGATCACGCCGAGCCGGATGAAGTCGTGCCGCGCCATGGACGCGGCGATGAACTCGATCGCGCAGCAGGCGAGCCCGAAGTTGAAGACCCACAGGCTGTAGCGGCGTCCCCAGTTCAGGACGACCTTCATCGGCTCCGGGGCCAGCCTGGCCAGCGGGCCGAGACGACGGGGCTCGGGAAGGTCCACCGGTGTCACGTCCACTCCAGGACGCCCTTCTTCCATGCGTACAACAAGCCCACGGCGAGGAAGCCGAGGAAGATGAACATCTCCACGAGCGTGGCTCCGCCGAAGCCCGGCGCGGCGAAGACCGTCGCCCAGGGGAACAGGAAGATCGAGTCCACCGCGAAGATCACGTACAGGAAGGCGTAGACGTAGTAGCGGATCTGGGTGTGGGCCCAGCCCTCGCCGACGGGGTCGACGCCGCACTCGTACGTCAGCAGCTTCTCGGGCGTCGGCACGACGGGCCGCAGCAGCCGCCCGGCCCCGAAGGCCACGGCCACGAAGAGCACCCCGACGACCGCGAGCAGCCCCACCACGGAATAGCTCTGGAAGTAGTCCGCAGCCAGCGGGACAGCGGCATGGGCATCGGCAGTACTGCGCACGGTCGCCTCCGGCACGTCCGCCCCTCGCTCCCTGTCCTGCGTGTTCGACGTTCTGTACGCACGGGAGTCTAGGCCCTGGTGGGGTTATCCCCACCCTTCCCCACCCACGGCCCCCATGGCGGTGGGCCCCGGAGGCCGTGCAGGCTTGGGCTTATGACCGCCAGCAGTGCCGCGAGAAGTACGCCGAACAGCACGTCGAACAACGCGTCGAGCACATCGCATACATCGCACACATCACAAACATCACATATCACCGGAAGCA is part of the Streptomyces roseifaciens genome and encodes:
- a CDS encoding NADH-quinone oxidoreductase subunit C; amino-acid sequence: MTEPTPESVPEAASEPAPAPEPVADLAVGWLPAGVISLFGEGATAEETYDLLTVDVPAERWITALETARDRLGCTFFDWLSAVDEPGTGFRVCAHLAALPGALPGGGEGMRRLLLRTTVPHEAPALATAVGVYAGAAWHERETHEMFGIDFPGHPHLVPLLLPDAFEGHPLRKDFVLAARVVKAWPGAKEPGEAAEGGPKRRQMLPPGVPDPNEWGPLKGQLPPAPARPARAARAAGDRPVRRARTASEGSASQPEAAAAAAPRRTRTASEGSASQPEAAAAPRRARSAADGSASQTEAPARGAADGSANRQGAEPAPRRTRSAADGSASQAEPAAPRRARSASDGSASQTEAGRPAETGEKPRPRSSDAPWHHARPAFEEPPKPSPDQPPTTPEPPSPKTPEAEPSTADEAPSGAAEQPPSGEVPVTPEPEAEPSAPARRDGAEPEHRDPAVPSSPADEAPSGAAEQPPSGEVPVTPEPEAEPSAPARRDGAEPEHRDPAVPSSPADEAPSGAAEKPSSDGAPVTPEPEAEPSAPACRDGAEPEHRDPAVPSSPADEASPGAAGETSAPGGGPRPPSRRDGVQPERRSPAVPSSPADEEAPGAAGGAGGGEPKNDTNPAGGDPA
- the nuoB gene encoding NADH-quinone oxidoreductase subunit B, with the translated sequence MEEGRPGVDVTPVDLPEPRRLGPLARLAPEPMKVVLNWGRRYSLWVFNFGLACCAIEFIAASMARHDFIRLGVIPFAPGPRQADLMIVSGTVTDKMAPAVKRLYEQMPEPKYVISFGACSNCGGPYWDSYSVTKGVDQIIPVDVYVPGCPPRPEALLQGILKLQEKIARESLGERYGSAGGTGASAAALRSGLVTPPPAPAATPEETDR
- a CDS encoding NADH-quinone oxidoreductase subunit A, coding for MPEATVRSTADAHAAVPLAADYFQSYSVVGLLAVVGVLFVAVAFGAGRLLRPVVPTPEKLLTYECGVDPVGEGWAHTQIRYYVYAFLYVIFAVDSIFLFPWATVFAAPGFGGATLVEMFIFLGFLAVGLLYAWKKGVLEWT